One Streptomyces sp. NBC_00554 DNA segment encodes these proteins:
- a CDS encoding sugar MFS transporter — MTDTVIQPAAGRLFTRPAAVASCVGFVLIGMLQALYGPAVPGLREEYGLSPSAAGLGLSLHFTGGVAGVLAFNAIHSRISNRALLAASYVLMAAGGAGFALAPNWPLALAAAFLGGLGFGGIDYGLNQLFAVGFGDRSTAMLNVLNAHFGIGAVLGPVLIAWTGPDGYPYAFGACAVLAGALILCTGGVGSQAPSPPAEKARDSSGLLSRVLVGFLVLYILNVAVEAGVGGWEPTHLETVGYSATFAASATSVYWLMMTVGRFLVVPITLRYAPERILAVCAAGMTACLLLALIPGAAPVAYAGVGLFIAPVFPTGLPWLNQALPGAKRAGAWVIAASMIGGVAAPPLLGVGIEASGIHAVPWLLTVLSGGSLVATVWLVRLTRRSPTSPAKGV; from the coding sequence ATGACTGACACCGTCATACAGCCCGCGGCCGGTCGGCTCTTCACCCGACCGGCCGCGGTCGCGTCCTGCGTCGGATTCGTCCTCATCGGCATGCTCCAGGCGCTCTACGGGCCTGCGGTTCCTGGGCTGCGCGAGGAGTACGGCCTTTCCCCGTCCGCCGCCGGGCTCGGTCTCAGCCTGCACTTCACCGGCGGCGTCGCGGGCGTCCTGGCCTTCAACGCGATCCACTCCCGAATCAGCAACAGGGCCCTGCTGGCGGCGAGTTACGTCCTGATGGCGGCGGGCGGCGCGGGCTTCGCGCTCGCCCCGAACTGGCCGCTCGCGCTGGCCGCCGCCTTCCTCGGCGGCCTCGGTTTCGGCGGCATCGACTACGGCCTCAACCAGTTGTTCGCGGTCGGCTTCGGCGACCGTTCGACGGCAATGCTCAACGTACTGAACGCGCACTTCGGGATCGGTGCGGTGCTGGGTCCGGTGCTCATCGCCTGGACCGGGCCCGACGGCTACCCGTACGCCTTCGGGGCGTGTGCCGTGCTGGCGGGGGCGCTGATCCTGTGCACGGGTGGCGTCGGGAGCCAGGCGCCGTCGCCTCCCGCCGAGAAGGCACGGGATTCCAGCGGCCTGCTTTCGCGCGTACTCGTCGGCTTCCTCGTCCTCTACATCCTCAACGTGGCGGTCGAGGCGGGCGTCGGCGGCTGGGAGCCCACCCACCTGGAGACCGTCGGATACAGCGCGACCTTCGCCGCCTCCGCCACCTCGGTCTACTGGCTGATGATGACGGTGGGCCGCTTCCTGGTGGTGCCGATCACCCTGCGGTACGCGCCCGAGCGCATCCTCGCCGTCTGCGCGGCCGGGATGACGGCGTGCCTGCTGCTCGCGCTGATACCGGGGGCGGCACCGGTGGCATACGCCGGTGTGGGCCTGTTCATCGCGCCGGTGTTCCCGACCGGGCTGCCCTGGCTGAACCAGGCCCTTCCGGGGGCCAAGCGGGCGGGCGCCTGGGTTATCGCCGCGTCGATGATCGGCGGGGTGGCGGCCCCGCCGCTGCTTGGCGTGGGCATCGAGGCGTCCGGGATTCACGCGGTGCCATGGCTGTTGACCGTGTTGTCGGGCGGATCGCTGGTGGCGACGGTGTGGCTGGTGCGGCTGACGAGAAGGTCCCCGACGTCCCCGGCAAAGGGGGTGTGA
- a CDS encoding ATP-binding cassette domain-containing protein, producing MNESIQVRGLSRTFHTTVRRPGFAGALRSLVNPERVAKDAVSDITFDVAPGELLALLGPNGAGKSTTIKMLTGILTPTSGEARVAGVVPYQERERNARNIGAVFGQRTQLWWDLPVRESFSILRDIYEVPKAEHAARLGEFDELLDLSSFWDTRVRHLSLGQRVRCDLAAALLHDPPVVFLDEPTIGMDVVVKEQVREFLRYQVEERGRTVLLTTHDMTEVARLAERVVLINHGRLVLDGTLDEIRRKFGSTWQVRATLADPHAPVDPLPLGITLLRREGPQLVFGPAEGAASPTVHQALKQVIERYEVNDVALDEADLEDVMRAAYLREVPVQAQGG from the coding sequence GTGAACGAAAGCATCCAGGTCCGCGGACTCTCCCGGACCTTTCACACCACCGTCCGCCGCCCAGGTTTCGCGGGCGCGCTCAGATCGCTGGTCAACCCGGAGCGCGTGGCCAAGGACGCCGTCTCCGACATCACCTTCGATGTCGCCCCAGGCGAACTCCTCGCCCTGCTCGGCCCTAACGGCGCCGGCAAGTCCACCACCATCAAGATGCTGACGGGCATCCTCACTCCCACGTCCGGTGAGGCGCGCGTCGCGGGAGTGGTCCCGTACCAGGAGCGGGAGCGCAACGCCCGCAACATCGGCGCGGTGTTCGGGCAGCGCACCCAGCTGTGGTGGGACCTGCCGGTGCGCGAGTCGTTCTCGATCCTGCGGGACATCTACGAGGTGCCGAAGGCCGAACACGCGGCCCGGCTCGGGGAGTTCGACGAGCTCCTCGATCTCTCCTCCTTCTGGGACACCCGCGTACGGCACCTCTCCCTCGGCCAGCGGGTGCGCTGCGACCTGGCCGCCGCGCTGCTGCACGATCCGCCGGTCGTCTTCCTCGACGAGCCGACGATCGGCATGGACGTGGTGGTCAAGGAACAGGTGCGCGAGTTCCTCCGGTACCAGGTGGAGGAGCGCGGCCGGACCGTCCTGCTGACCACGCACGACATGACGGAGGTCGCGAGGCTCGCCGAACGCGTCGTCCTGATCAACCACGGTCGGCTCGTCCTGGACGGCACCCTCGACGAGATCCGCCGGAAGTTCGGCTCGACCTGGCAGGTGCGGGCCACGCTCGCCGATCCGCACGCGCCCGTGGATCCACTGCCACTGGGGATCACGCTGCTGCGGCGCGAGGGTCCGCAGCTCGTGTTCGGACCGGCGGAGGGCGCCGCTTCACCCACCGTCCACCAGGCACTGAAGCAGGTCATCGAACGGTACGAGGTCAACGATGTCGCCCTGGACGAGGCCGACTTGGAGGACGTGATGCGGGCGGCCTACCTGCGCGAGGTGCCCGTACAGGCGCAGGGAGGCTGA
- a CDS encoding ABC-2 family transporter protein, translating into MALPSAPRAWRVTRVTPLGELHTPPRITAALLRLTVQVVLVASLWNGLYAQTGTTAGLTRDQAVTYAVLAVLATRIRELDQYAGRDTVLQHMHFGTIVYWYLRPLSPGRYYARRALGEQLYGLVWVLAGYLVCLAAGVIEPTKSPAATGVFMLSALLGQWVLYYIMLTLDQLCFWTLRNGAAMMILIFAQNLLAGVYAPLWFFPDWFVTMSGFLPFQATLSVPLSLYVGRIPLSDAGPQLAVQAAWVVALALLTRLLWRRAALRVISQGG; encoded by the coding sequence ATGGCTCTGCCCTCCGCCCCGCGCGCCTGGCGCGTCACCCGGGTCACCCCGCTCGGCGAGCTGCACACACCTCCCCGGATCACCGCGGCCCTGCTCCGGCTCACCGTGCAGGTGGTGCTGGTGGCCTCGCTGTGGAACGGCCTGTACGCACAGACCGGCACGACCGCCGGACTCACCCGCGACCAGGCCGTCACGTACGCCGTGCTCGCCGTACTGGCCACCCGTATCAGGGAGTTGGACCAGTACGCGGGCCGGGACACGGTTCTCCAGCACATGCACTTCGGCACGATCGTCTACTGGTACCTGCGTCCGCTGTCGCCCGGGCGCTACTACGCCCGCAGGGCCCTCGGCGAGCAGCTCTACGGGCTCGTCTGGGTGCTCGCCGGATACCTGGTCTGCCTGGCCGCCGGGGTGATCGAACCGACCAAGTCCCCCGCTGCTACAGGGGTGTTCATGCTGAGCGCACTGCTCGGCCAGTGGGTCCTCTACTACATCATGCTCACCCTCGACCAGCTGTGCTTCTGGACGCTCCGCAACGGCGCCGCGATGATGATCCTGATCTTCGCGCAGAACCTGCTGGCCGGGGTGTACGCGCCGCTGTGGTTCTTCCCCGACTGGTTCGTGACGATGAGCGGCTTCCTCCCCTTCCAGGCGACGCTGAGCGTGCCGCTGTCGCTGTACGTCGGCCGGATCCCGCTGTCGGACGCGGGCCCCCAACTCGCCGTACAGGCCGCCTGGGTGGTGGCACTCGCCCTGCTCACCCGCCTGCTGTGGCGGCGCGCGGCCCTCCGCGTGATCTCCCAGGGAGGCTGA
- a CDS encoding ABC transporter permease — protein sequence MSSENLSRNLPKNLSKTSSFNGLRIVWRITRLNFRAQLEYRSEFLMMIAIGAVWQVSVIVFATVLLTRFAGMGGWDSSDVLLIPATRMLAHGLFVLFLGRVHGLGRHIQEGVIDTYLVRPMPVYRQLQLSFFPTNAIGDLTVAAGLMAGALSRSDLDWTATRITYLVVAVLGGMLLEAALFTAVACASLRFPAADYWGRWLEELLGTFGSYPLNVLPRAVGSLLTFGLPLAFVAYFPAAVLTGHTSGTGVPYWLAAASPLLGAAAYLGSRLLWRWSLRHYTGVNG from the coding sequence ATGTCGTCGGAGAACCTCTCGAGAAATCTGCCGAAGAATCTGTCGAAGACCTCTTCGTTCAACGGCCTCCGGATCGTGTGGCGCATCACCCGGCTCAACTTCCGCGCACAGCTGGAGTACCGCTCCGAGTTCCTGATGATGATCGCGATCGGCGCGGTCTGGCAGGTGTCGGTGATCGTTTTCGCCACGGTGCTGCTCACCCGGTTCGCCGGGATGGGCGGCTGGGACAGCTCGGACGTCCTGCTGATCCCGGCGACACGGATGCTGGCGCACGGCCTGTTCGTGCTGTTCCTGGGCCGGGTGCACGGCCTTGGCCGGCACATCCAGGAAGGCGTGATCGACACGTATCTCGTACGCCCGATGCCGGTGTACCGGCAGCTCCAGCTGTCGTTCTTCCCCACCAACGCGATCGGCGACCTGACGGTGGCGGCGGGCCTGATGGCGGGCGCGCTGAGCCGCAGCGACCTCGACTGGACGGCGACCCGCATCACGTACCTCGTGGTCGCAGTCCTCGGCGGGATGCTCCTGGAAGCGGCCCTGTTCACGGCCGTGGCCTGCGCCTCCCTGCGCTTCCCGGCCGCCGACTACTGGGGCCGCTGGCTGGAGGAACTCCTCGGCACCTTCGGCAGCTACCCGCTCAACGTCCTCCCGCGAGCGGTCGGCAGCCTCCTCACCTTCGGTCTGCCGCTGGCCTTCGTCGCCTACTTCCCGGCCGCGGTACTGACCGGCCACACCTCCGGCACAGGCGTCCCGTACTGGCTGGCGGCCGCCTCCCCGCTCCTGGGGGCGGCGGCCTACCTGGGCTCCCGCCTGCTGTGGCGGTGGAGCCTGCGGCACTACACGGGGGTGAACGGCTGA
- a CDS encoding calcium-binding protein, with product MPTLLSLRGTLRAASVFVAALALVVAVPHGAFAAPGDLDTTFGTGGKVTVDGAFSDGQDLAVQADGRIVTVGARQDPDTFYADFSVMRHNADGSVDTTFGGGDGEVLTDFEQGEDRAQGVTLQPDGKIVVVGRTQRTADEFAGCCWLTVARYNSDGSLDTTFGGTGWVVPELAGGAEEGWAVAVQPDGKILAAGSAGGTFTAVRFNTNGTLDPTFDGDGKVLTSFQDVGGAQGFDMALQPNGKFVIVGYSGETSFDFALARYNSNGSLDTSFGGDGRVTTDLGGYNWGRTVAVQSTGKIVASGSSGGNFTLVRYNVDGTLDSGFGTGGVVTTAFGTTSAVEALLIQPDDRIVAAGTAAGGDFALARYQVDGALDTGFGTGGKTTTDFGIGDVAHNLALQSDGKILAFGSNSDGDRALARYLGGAGSPPPPTGVDLSVTKTGTGTVSIGDRATYTVTVTNNSASTSATGVSLTDTLTGPAATLISATPGQGTCTTSATGATCALGTLPAGAQRTVTIVVEPRATGTLTDRATVTATQTDPATANNTATATTTVNNSRGCTLTGTSGNDTLNGGYGNDVICGLGGNDTINASYGNDTAYGNFGDDRVDGGFSDDTLNGGPGNDNLIGNYGNDRLNTVDSVSGNDTANGGFSTDTCTTDTGDIRISCP from the coding sequence ATGCCCACCCTTCTTTCCCTACGGGGAACTCTGCGCGCCGCCTCGGTGTTCGTCGCCGCGCTGGCGCTCGTCGTGGCGGTGCCGCACGGCGCTTTCGCCGCACCCGGTGACCTGGACACCACGTTCGGCACCGGCGGAAAGGTCACCGTCGACGGCGCCTTCTCGGACGGCCAGGATCTGGCCGTCCAAGCCGACGGCAGGATCGTCACGGTCGGCGCCCGCCAGGACCCCGACACCTTCTACGCCGACTTCTCCGTGATGCGGCACAACGCCGACGGCAGCGTCGACACCACCTTCGGCGGCGGTGACGGCGAGGTGCTGACCGACTTCGAGCAGGGCGAGGACCGGGCGCAGGGCGTGACGCTGCAGCCCGACGGAAAGATCGTGGTCGTCGGCCGCACCCAGCGGACCGCGGACGAGTTCGCGGGCTGCTGCTGGCTCACGGTCGCCCGCTACAACTCCGACGGCAGCCTCGACACCACCTTCGGGGGTACCGGCTGGGTCGTCCCCGAGCTGGCCGGCGGTGCCGAGGAGGGCTGGGCGGTCGCGGTGCAGCCCGACGGGAAGATCCTTGCGGCGGGCTCGGCAGGCGGCACGTTCACGGCGGTGCGCTTCAATACCAACGGCACCCTGGACCCCACCTTCGACGGCGACGGCAAGGTCCTCACCTCGTTCCAGGACGTGGGCGGCGCGCAGGGGTTCGACATGGCCCTGCAGCCCAACGGGAAGTTCGTCATCGTCGGCTACTCGGGCGAGACGTCCTTCGACTTCGCGCTGGCCCGCTACAACTCCAACGGCAGCCTCGACACGTCCTTCGGCGGCGACGGCAGGGTCACCACGGACCTCGGCGGCTACAACTGGGGCCGGACCGTGGCCGTCCAGTCGACCGGCAAGATCGTCGCCTCCGGGTCGTCCGGCGGCAACTTCACCCTCGTCCGCTACAACGTCGACGGCACTCTCGACAGCGGCTTCGGCACCGGAGGCGTCGTCACCACCGCCTTCGGCACCACCTCCGCTGTGGAGGCACTCCTGATCCAGCCCGACGACCGGATCGTCGCCGCGGGCACCGCCGCCGGGGGTGACTTCGCGCTGGCGCGCTACCAGGTCGACGGCGCCCTGGACACCGGCTTCGGCACGGGCGGGAAGACCACCACCGACTTCGGCATCGGCGACGTCGCGCACAACCTCGCCCTCCAGTCCGACGGCAAGATCCTCGCCTTCGGCAGCAACAGCGACGGCGACCGCGCCCTGGCCCGCTACCTCGGCGGCGCCGGCAGCCCGCCCCCGCCCACCGGCGTCGACCTCTCCGTCACCAAGACCGGCACCGGCACCGTCAGCATCGGCGACCGCGCCACGTACACCGTGACGGTCACCAACAACAGCGCCAGCACCTCGGCCACCGGCGTCTCCCTCACCGACACGCTCACCGGCCCCGCCGCCACGCTGATCTCGGCCACCCCCGGCCAGGGCACCTGCACGACCTCCGCCACCGGCGCGACCTGCGCCCTCGGCACTCTCCCGGCCGGGGCGCAAAGGACCGTCACCATCGTCGTCGAGCCCCGCGCCACCGGCACCCTCACCGACCGGGCCACGGTCACCGCCACCCAGACCGACCCGGCCACCGCCAACAACACCGCCACCGCGACCACCACCGTCAACAACTCCCGCGGCTGCACACTCACCGGCACGAGCGGCAACGACACCCTCAACGGCGGCTACGGCAACGACGTGATCTGCGGCCTCGGAGGCAACGACACGATCAACGCCAGCTATGGCAACGACACCGCGTACGGCAACTTCGGCGACGACCGCGTCGACGGCGGCTTCAGCGACGACACCCTCAACGGAGGCCCCGGCAACGACAACCTGATCGGCAACTACGGCAACGACCGGCTCAACACCGTCGACAGCGTCTCCGGCAACGACACCGCCAACGGCGGCTTCAGCACGGACACCTGCACGACGGACACCGGCGACATCCGGATCAGCTGTCCCTGA
- a CDS encoding MFS transporter, whose amino-acid sequence MWRQRNFGIFWAAQTLSVLGDSFALIALPLLVLQATGSLARMGLLTAVGGAASVLAAVFAGALVDRVDRRRLLIACDLVRMVLYGVIPLVWLFGPQVWLLYVVLPLCEAVGMLFAVGYVTVVRSLVGTGQLTEANGRLNATAAAAGVLGPLCAGLVAAWTGPAAAVWVNSGSFAVSAACMLFVRFAPRSGDDGVPAKGAGAAGLWRDLRAGVSFLYGHPVLRSLTALLFVFSFLTLGMTDLVIYHVKHDLGHDDGTVGTVMAVGALGTITGALLVARIRRGLGFGRTWTGAVAVCGLAFAGLGWARDVSAVAVLSAAFLACAGVAGTCSMSLRQEVTPEPLLGRVTSAFWTLQYSAAPIGAAVLTWAAERRGTAPVGLVAGACCVLIAVAALFTPIRRSRAA is encoded by the coding sequence CTGTGGCGGCAGCGGAACTTCGGGATCTTCTGGGCCGCGCAGACCCTCTCCGTCCTCGGTGACTCCTTCGCGCTGATCGCCCTGCCCCTGCTGGTGCTCCAGGCGACCGGCTCCCTCGCGCGGATGGGACTGCTCACGGCGGTCGGCGGAGCCGCCTCGGTGCTGGCGGCCGTCTTCGCCGGGGCCCTGGTGGACCGGGTCGACCGCCGACGGCTGCTCATCGCCTGCGACCTGGTGCGCATGGTGCTGTACGGCGTGATCCCGCTGGTGTGGCTGTTCGGACCGCAGGTCTGGCTGCTGTACGTCGTCCTGCCGCTCTGCGAGGCCGTCGGCATGCTGTTCGCCGTCGGCTATGTCACCGTCGTCCGCAGCCTGGTCGGCACCGGGCAGCTCACCGAGGCCAATGGCCGGCTCAACGCGACCGCCGCCGCGGCGGGCGTACTCGGCCCGCTGTGCGCGGGTCTGGTCGCCGCCTGGACCGGCCCGGCCGCCGCGGTGTGGGTCAACTCGGGCAGCTTCGCCGTGTCGGCCGCCTGCATGCTCTTCGTACGGTTCGCCCCGCGCTCCGGGGACGACGGCGTCCCGGCGAAGGGGGCCGGGGCGGCGGGCCTGTGGCGGGATCTGCGGGCGGGGGTGTCCTTCCTGTATGGCCATCCGGTGCTGCGCTCGCTGACCGCCCTGCTGTTCGTCTTCAGCTTCCTCACCCTCGGCATGACCGACCTGGTCATCTACCACGTCAAGCACGACCTCGGCCACGACGACGGCACGGTCGGCACCGTCATGGCCGTCGGCGCCCTCGGCACGATCACCGGCGCCCTGCTGGTGGCCCGGATCCGTCGGGGACTCGGCTTCGGGCGGACCTGGACCGGTGCGGTCGCGGTGTGCGGGCTCGCGTTCGCCGGGCTTGGCTGGGCACGGGACGTCTCCGCCGTCGCGGTACTGAGTGCCGCGTTCCTCGCCTGCGCCGGTGTCGCGGGCACCTGCTCGATGTCACTGCGTCAGGAAGTGACCCCGGAACCGCTCCTCGGCAGAGTCACCTCCGCCTTCTGGACCCTCCAGTACTCCGCGGCCCCGATCGGCGCGGCCGTCCTGACCTGGGCCGCGGAACGCCGGGGCACCGCACCGGTCGGCCTGGTCGCCGGCGCCTGCTGCGTACTGATCGCGGTGGCCGCGCTGTTCACGCCGATACGGCGGTCCCGCGCCGCCTGA
- a CDS encoding endo-1,4-beta-xylanase, with protein sequence MPHASRPHHHHRRRRVPRPLPLVAAGALLATAAVTLPQLTPEASAATTLRGYADARGVRIGAAVGDGPLTSDSAYTTVLDREFNSVTAENAMKWDALEPSRGGYNWAAADRLVAHAAAHNQGVRGHTLAWYSQLPSWLKNGNFSAAELNTILKKHIDTTLGRYKGKVYAWDVVNETFNEDGSMRSSLWQDKLGTGYIANALRWAHAADPAAKLYINDYNIEADNAKSDALYALAKQLLAEGVPLNGIGFQSHFVVGQVPSTMKANLKRFSDLGLEVSVTELDIRIPLPASAAELAQQSADYKLASENCLGVARCAGVTVWGVTDKYSWIPGTFSGFGAALPYNESYAPKPSYTGLSNGLNPAA encoded by the coding sequence GTGCCCCACGCCTCCCGACCCCACCACCACCACCGCCGCCGCCGTGTCCCGCGCCCGCTGCCGCTCGTCGCCGCGGGCGCGCTGCTCGCCACCGCGGCCGTCACGCTCCCCCAACTCACCCCGGAAGCCTCGGCCGCGACGACGCTGCGGGGGTACGCCGACGCGCGCGGCGTACGGATCGGCGCGGCCGTCGGTGACGGCCCGCTCACCTCCGACTCGGCGTACACCACCGTCCTGGACCGGGAGTTCAACTCGGTGACGGCGGAGAACGCGATGAAGTGGGACGCGCTGGAGCCGAGCCGGGGCGGCTACAACTGGGCCGCGGCCGACCGGCTGGTCGCGCACGCGGCCGCGCACAACCAGGGTGTACGGGGGCACACGCTCGCCTGGTACAGCCAGTTGCCGTCCTGGCTGAAGAACGGGAACTTCTCGGCCGCCGAGCTGAACACGATCCTCAAGAAGCACATCGACACGACGCTGGGCCGCTACAAGGGCAAGGTGTACGCCTGGGACGTCGTCAACGAGACGTTCAACGAGGACGGTTCGATGCGCAGTTCGCTGTGGCAGGACAAGCTCGGGACGGGGTACATCGCGAACGCGCTGCGGTGGGCGCATGCCGCCGACCCGGCCGCCAAGCTGTACATCAACGACTACAACATCGAGGCGGACAACGCGAAGAGCGACGCCCTGTACGCGCTGGCGAAGCAACTCCTCGCGGAGGGCGTGCCGTTGAACGGGATCGGCTTCCAGTCGCACTTCGTGGTCGGGCAGGTGCCGTCCACCATGAAGGCCAACCTCAAGCGCTTCTCCGACCTGGGCCTCGAAGTCTCCGTCACCGAACTCGACATCCGCATCCCGCTGCCCGCCTCCGCCGCCGAACTCGCCCAGCAGTCCGCCGACTACAAGCTGGCGAGCGAGAACTGTCTCGGTGTCGCCCGGTGCGCGGGTGTCACCGTCTGGGGCGTCACGGACAAGTACTCCTGGATCCCGGGCACCTTCAGCGGCTTCGGCGCGGCCCTCCCGTACAACGAGAGTTACGCGCCGAAGCCGTCGTACACGGGCCTGTCGAACGGTCTCAACCCGGCCGCGTAG
- a CDS encoding PHP domain-containing protein: MGHGHAHGHHHHDHTHDHSDAHEGSALPAAFDTSVPDEALSPEQQSRRTMLRRAGLLGAGLAASGVLAQGAAAAPAYASESRRRSNGFLWLAGDHHIHTQYSSDGKYRVSDQVRQGARHGMDWLVITDHGSETHAKIGVDKVNPDIKEARETYEDTLVFQGLEWNIPGAEHGTVFVHPGKNEVSVLKAFETDYDGSVKGASGSSPANEALAVAGLAFLSEQVQRRKIKDALMLANHPARRGVDSPHEIRGWRDATPGGKQIAIGFEGAPGHQAAGIAAPTGMGRARGIYDNNPSADSFAGYPLESYRTWGGFDWMTATVGGLWDSLLAEGKPWWITANSDSHQVYTDTAKRGGPDTDFNLNGKHTDPVYSGKVDLTQGDYWPGQYSRTHVGSDGFSYAAVMDGIRAGRVWVDHGQLIGGLDARLSGSGKWATLGGALHVKKGTKVTLTVDIALADTPNWAGFVPKLARVDVIQGDVTGTPADKDTFSAPTAKVVQSYEVNKTTGTVRITYSLGQVDRPLYVRLRGSDGNRSAVGINGAAVDPKGPALDVVGDADPWVDLWFYSNPVWVLPS; encoded by the coding sequence ATGGGGCACGGACACGCTCACGGTCATCACCACCACGACCACACCCACGATCACTCTGACGCTCACGAAGGCTCGGCTCTGCCCGCGGCCTTCGACACCTCCGTGCCCGACGAGGCCCTGAGCCCCGAACAGCAGTCGCGCCGCACGATGCTGCGCCGCGCGGGTCTGCTGGGCGCCGGCCTGGCCGCGAGCGGCGTCCTCGCCCAGGGCGCGGCGGCGGCCCCCGCGTACGCCTCCGAGAGCCGCCGGAGATCGAACGGCTTCCTCTGGCTGGCCGGCGACCACCACATCCACACCCAGTACAGCAGCGACGGCAAGTACCGCGTCTCCGACCAGGTCCGCCAGGGCGCCCGGCACGGCATGGACTGGCTGGTCATCACCGACCACGGCAGCGAGACGCACGCCAAGATCGGTGTCGACAAGGTCAACCCGGACATCAAGGAGGCCCGGGAGACGTACGAGGACACCCTCGTCTTCCAGGGCCTTGAGTGGAACATCCCGGGCGCCGAGCACGGCACCGTCTTCGTCCACCCCGGCAAGAACGAGGTCAGCGTCCTCAAGGCGTTCGAGACCGACTACGACGGCAGCGTGAAGGGCGCGAGCGGCTCCTCGCCCGCCAACGAGGCGCTCGCCGTCGCCGGTCTCGCCTTCCTCTCCGAGCAGGTGCAGCGGCGCAAGATCAAGGACGCGCTGATGCTCGCCAACCACCCGGCGCGGCGCGGTGTCGACTCCCCGCACGAGATCCGCGGCTGGCGCGACGCGACGCCCGGCGGCAAGCAGATAGCCATCGGCTTCGAGGGTGCTCCCGGCCACCAGGCGGCCGGTATCGCCGCGCCGACCGGCATGGGCCGTGCCCGCGGCATCTACGACAACAACCCGAGCGCCGACTCCTTCGCCGGTTACCCGCTGGAGAGCTACCGCACCTGGGGCGGCTTCGACTGGATGACGGCCACCGTCGGCGGCCTGTGGGACAGCCTCCTCGCCGAGGGCAAGCCCTGGTGGATCACCGCCAACTCCGACTCCCACCAGGTGTATACGGACACCGCCAAGCGCGGCGGCCCGGACACCGACTTCAACCTCAACGGCAAGCACACCGACCCCGTGTACAGCGGCAAGGTCGACCTCACCCAGGGCGACTACTGGCCCGGCCAGTACAGCCGCACGCACGTCGGCTCCGACGGCTTCTCCTACGCCGCCGTCATGGACGGCATCCGGGCCGGCCGTGTCTGGGTCGACCACGGGCAGCTCATCGGCGGCCTCGACGCGCGGCTCTCGGGCAGCGGCAAGTGGGCGACGCTCGGCGGCGCACTGCACGTCAAGAAGGGCACGAAGGTCACCCTGACGGTCGACATCGCGCTCGCCGACACCCCCAACTGGGCCGGATTCGTACCGAAGTTGGCCCGCGTGGACGTCATCCAGGGCGATGTCACGGGCACTCCCGCGGACAAGGACACCTTCAGCGCGCCGACGGCGAAGGTCGTCCAGTCGTACGAGGTGAACAAGACGACCGGAACGGTCCGGATCACGTACTCCCTCGGCCAGGTCGACCGCCCGCTGTACGTCCGCCTGCGCGGCTCGGACGGCAACCGCTCCGCGGTGGGCATCAACGGCGCGGCGGTCGACCCCAAGGGCCCCGCCCTCGACGTCGTCGGCGACGCCGACCCGTGGGTCGACCTGTGGTTCTACTCCAACCCGGTGTGGGTCCTGCCGTCGTGA